In the Oncorhynchus keta strain PuntledgeMale-10-30-2019 chromosome 14, Oket_V2, whole genome shotgun sequence genome, one interval contains:
- the nudt18 gene encoding 8-oxo-dGDP phosphatase NUDT18 isoform X2, which yields MVQEAKENCYKQWYLPAGRMEEGEGIVEAMRREVKEEAGFDCKPITLVLVQEQGPQWIRFVFLAEITGGSLKTMAEADAESLQAQWWDQDSPLTLRGRDILRLIDTALKYRKKPWHPVAHPIDMCCHVVVQRLLLTFSSSDGVLWLLLGNIKDLHLPVAVSVKTHTVTWAANTLVQEAMPSSYYDLNVNTRGILGLQHNGRVPGKTDGLCFNTVVSLEHTGEGPHTSQPPLIESPRFQWYKVENPQLRDKIQQRITTGSFLPVHSLY from the exons ATGGTGCAGGAGGCCAAGGAGAATTGCTACAAACAGTGGTACCTTCCAGCTGGCCGtatggaagagggagagggcatTGTGGAGGCCATGAGAAGGGAGGTGAAGGAAGAGGCTGGATTCGACTGCAAACCCATTACCCTGGTTCTGGTCCAAGAACAGGGGCCGCAGTGGATCCGATTTGTTTTCTTGGCGGAGATTACAG GAGGCTCCCTGAAGACGATGGCAGAGGCTGATGCAGAGTCTCTCCAGGCTCAGTGGTGGGACCAAGACTCCCCACTCACCTTGAGGGGTCGTGACATCCTCAGACTCATCGATACCGCCCTGAAATACAGAAAGAAGCCCTGGCATCCTGTGGCTCACCCTATAGACatgtgctgccatgttgttgtacAGCGACTTCTCCTCACTTTCAGCAGCTCTGATGGGGTGCTTTGGCTCCTTTTGGGCAACATTAAGGACCTGCACCTCCCTGTGGCAGTGTCTGTGAAAACCCACACAGTCACATGGGCGGCCAACACATTGGTACAAGAGGCCATGCCCTCCTCCTACTACGACCTCAACGTCAACACAAGGGGAATCCTGGGACTACAGCACAATGGAAGGGTCCCTGGGAAGACAGATGGACTCTGCTTCAACACAGTGGTGTCTTTGGAACACACTGGGGAGGGGCCACACACCAGTCAACCACCACTGATCGAGAGCCCTCGCTTTCAGTGGTACAAAGTGGAGAATCCTCAGCTAAGAGACAAGATTCAACAGAGAATAACTACTGGGTCCTTCCTTCCAGTGCATAGTCTCTACTAA
- the nudt18 gene encoding 8-oxo-dGDP phosphatase NUDT18 isoform X1: MNVNNDVEKLLNGEGLEVNDEFDSAPAEVQAVALRKTITYIVSAVIFNEKNEVLMVQEAKENCYKQWYLPAGRMEEGEGIVEAMRREVKEEAGFDCKPITLVLVQEQGPQWIRFVFLAEITGGSLKTMAEADAESLQAQWWDQDSPLTLRGRDILRLIDTALKYRKKPWHPVAHPIDMCCHVVVQRLLLTFSSSDGVLWLLLGNIKDLHLPVAVSVKTHTVTWAANTLVQEAMPSSYYDLNVNTRGILGLQHNGRVPGKTDGLCFNTVVSLEHTGEGPHTSQPPLIESPRFQWYKVENPQLRDKIQQRITTGSFLPVHSLY, encoded by the exons ATGAATGTGAACAATGATGTGGAAAAGCTTTTAAATGGTGAAGGACTAGAAGTGAACGACGAGTTCGATTCGGCACCCGCAGAGGTCCAAGCAGTTGCCTTGAGGAAAACGATAACCTACATCGTCAGCGCTGTCATCTTCAATGAAAAG AATGAGGTGCTCATGGTGCAGGAGGCCAAGGAGAATTGCTACAAACAGTGGTACCTTCCAGCTGGCCGtatggaagagggagagggcatTGTGGAGGCCATGAGAAGGGAGGTGAAGGAAGAGGCTGGATTCGACTGCAAACCCATTACCCTGGTTCTGGTCCAAGAACAGGGGCCGCAGTGGATCCGATTTGTTTTCTTGGCGGAGATTACAG GAGGCTCCCTGAAGACGATGGCAGAGGCTGATGCAGAGTCTCTCCAGGCTCAGTGGTGGGACCAAGACTCCCCACTCACCTTGAGGGGTCGTGACATCCTCAGACTCATCGATACCGCCCTGAAATACAGAAAGAAGCCCTGGCATCCTGTGGCTCACCCTATAGACatgtgctgccatgttgttgtacAGCGACTTCTCCTCACTTTCAGCAGCTCTGATGGGGTGCTTTGGCTCCTTTTGGGCAACATTAAGGACCTGCACCTCCCTGTGGCAGTGTCTGTGAAAACCCACACAGTCACATGGGCGGCCAACACATTGGTACAAGAGGCCATGCCCTCCTCCTACTACGACCTCAACGTCAACACAAGGGGAATCCTGGGACTACAGCACAATGGAAGGGTCCCTGGGAAGACAGATGGACTCTGCTTCAACACAGTGGTGTCTTTGGAACACACTGGGGAGGGGCCACACACCAGTCAACCACCACTGATCGAGAGCCCTCGCTTTCAGTGGTACAAAGTGGAGAATCCTCAGCTAAGAGACAAGATTCAACAGAGAATAACTACTGGGTCCTTCCTTCCAGTGCATAGTCTCTACTAA